In Raphanus sativus cultivar WK10039 chromosome 5, ASM80110v3, whole genome shotgun sequence, the following proteins share a genomic window:
- the LOC108829178 gene encoding cytochrome P450 77A3 has translation MDLTDVIIFLFALYIINLWWRRYSSARSSQCRMTIPPGPKGWPLVGNLLQVIFQGRHFVFIIRDLRKKYGPIFTMQMGQRTMIIVTDEKLIHEALVQRGPTFASRPPDSPIRLIFSLGKCAINSAEYGSLWRTLRRNFVTELVTPKRVKQCSWIRTWAMENHMKRIQTESLEKGFVEVMSQCRLTICSILICLCFGAKISEEKIKNIENVLKDVMLITSPKLPDFLPVFTPLFRRQVREARELRKTQLECLVPLIKNRRAFVDAKESPNEDMVSPIGAAYVDSLFSLKPVERGGELRDEEIVTLCSEIVSAGTDTSATTLEWALLHLVTDQNIQERLYEEVVGVVGKNGVVEEDDVAKMPYLEAIVKETLRRHPPGHFLLSHAAVKDTELGGYDIPAGAYVEFYTAWVTENPEIWSDPGMFRPERFLAGGDGVNADWTGTRGVTMLPFGAGRRICPAWSLGILHINLMLARMIHSFNWIPVPDSPPDPTETYAFTVVMKNSLKARIQSRT, from the coding sequence atggATCTAACCGATGTTATCATATTCTTGTTTGCTCTATATATCATCAACCTATGGTGGCGCCGGTACTCCTCCGCCCGAAGCAGCCAATGTCGCATGACCATCCCGCCGGGACCAAAAGGATGGCCACTAGTCGGAAACCTACTCCAAGTCATATTCCAAGGTCGCCATTTCGTCTTCATAATACGTGACTTACGTAAAAAGTACGGTCCAATATTCACCATGCAAATGGGACAACGTACGATGATTATTGTCACGGACGAAAAACTCATCCACGAGGCTCTAGTCCAACGCGGCCCCACGTTCGCTTCCCGGCCTCCGGACTCGCCAATCCGGCTCATTTTTAGCCTCGGAAAATGCGCTATAAACTCGGCTGAGTACGGATCTTTGTGGCGGACTCTGAGGAGGAACTTTGTGACGGAGCTTGTGACCCCGAAGAGAGTTAAGCAATGCTCGTGGATAAGGACGTGGGCTATGGAGAATCATATGAAGAGGATTCAAACGGAGAGTCTTGAGAAAGGTTTTGTTGAAGTTATGAGTCAATGTAGGCTAACGATTTGTAGCATCTTGATATGTCTTTGTTTCGGAGCCAAGATCAGCGAGGAAAAGATCAAGAACATAGAGAATGTTCTCAAGGACGTCATGCTTATAACTTCTCCGAAGTTACCAGACTTTTTACCGGTTTTCACTCCGTTGTTTCGGCGTCAGGTTAGAGAAGCGAGAGAGCTAAGGAAGACGCAGCTCGAGTGTCTCGTGCCATTGATCAAGAACCGTCGTGCGTTTGTTGACGCTAAGGAGAGTCCTAACGAAGACATGGTGAGTCCAATAGGTGCAGCTTATGTGGACTCTTTGTTTAGTTTGAAGCCGGTGGAGAGAGGCGGTGAGCTCCGAGATGAAGAGATAGTGACTTTATGTTCGGAGATTGTCTCGGCCGGTACGGACACAAGTGCAACTACGCTTGAATGGGCGTTACTTCATCTAGTGACCGACCAAAACATACAAGAGAGGCTGTACGAGGAAGTTGTTGGAGTTGTTGGCAAAAACGGCGTCGTTGAAGAGGATGACGTGGCAAAAATGCCTTACCTGGAGGCAATAGTGAAAGAGACTCTCCGTAGACATCCTCCGGGACATTTTCTTCTCTCTCACGCCGCCGTGAAAGATACTGAGCTTGGCGGGTACGATATTCCGGCAGGGGCGTATGTGGAGTTTTACACTGCTTGGGTTACTGAGAACCCGGAGATATGGTCGGATCCGGGTATGTTTCGACCCGAGAGGTTTCTAGCGGGTGGAGATGGAGTTAATGCTGACTGGACCGGGACACGTGGTGTAACAATGTTGCCTTTTGGTGCGGGTCGTCGGATCTGTCCGGCTTGGTCATTAGGGATTCTGCACATTAACTTGATGCTTGCTAGGATGATCCATTCGTTTAACTGGATCCCGGTTCCGGATTCTCCACCCGACCCGACCGAGACTTACGCGTTTACGGTCGTGATGAAGAATTCTCTCAAAGCTCGGATCCAGTCAAGGACTTGA
- the LOC108829132 gene encoding glucose-6-phosphate/phosphate translocator 2, chloroplastic, with the protein MISSVKPVSSSLTAIAALRRTVPTKLRFSPLPIIRNFENSPLCFSYAHNLSTLFLASAAEKQRRDGFSAGAYEADRSQPIEIGVEVPAEQSGQKVKIGIYFATWWALNVVFNIYNKKVLNAFPYPWLTSTLSLACGSLMMLVSWVTRVAEAPKTDLDFWKTLFPVAVAHTIGHVAATVSMSKVAVSFTHIIKSGEPAFSVLVSRLFLGETFPLPVYLSLLPIIGGCALAAVTELNFNMIGFMGAMISNLAFVFRNIFSKKGMKGKSVSGMNYYACLSMMSLLLVTPFAIAVEGPQMWAAGWQNAVSDIGPNFVWWVVAQSVFYHLYNQVSYMSLDQISPLTFSVGNTMKRISVIVASIIIFHTPIRPVNGLGAAIAILGTFIYSQAKQ; encoded by the exons ATGATTTCTTCGGTTAAACCGGTTTCCTCCTCCTTAACCGCAATCGCCGCCCTAAGACGAACAGTTCCGACAAAGCTCCGGTTTTCTCCCTTACCCATTATCAGAAACTTCGAGAACTCTCCTCTCTGCTTCTCATATGCCCACAATCTATCGACTTTATTCCTGGCCTCTGCGGCGGAGAAGCAGAGGCGTGATGGTTTTAGCGCTGGAGCTTACGAGGCGGATCGGTCTCAGCCGATTGAGATCGGTGTGGAAGTTCCTGCGGAACAGTCAGGGCAGAAGGTTAAGATTGGGATCTACTTCGCAACTTGGTGGGCACTGAACGTTGTGTTCAATATCTACAACAAGAAGGTTCTGAACGCGTTTCCATACCCGTGGCTCACTTCGACGCTTTCTCTTGCTTGTGGGTCCCTCATGATGCTCGTCTCTTGGGTCACTAGAGTCGCTGAAGCTCCTAAGACCGATCTCGACTTCTGGAAAACTCTCTTCCCG gtGGCGGTGGCTCATACAATTGGACATGTAGCAGCGACGGTGAGTATGTCAAAAGTGGCAGTGTCCTTCACACACATCATCAagagtggtgaaccagcctttaGCGTCCTTGTCTCGAGGCTCTTCTTAGGAGAAACATTCCCTCTACCTGTTTACTTATCCCTCTTACCAATCATTGGAGGATGTGCTCTCGCTGCTGTCACCGAGCTCAACTTCAATATGATCG GGTTTATGGGGGCGATGATATCGAACTTAGCGTTTGTGTTTCGCAACATATTCTCAAAGAAAGGGATGAAGGGGAAGTCCGTGAGTGGGATGAATTACTACGCTTGCTTATCTATGATGTCTCTTCTCCTTGTCACTCCTTTCGCCATTGCCGTGGAAGGTCCTCAAATGTGGGCAGCTGGTTGGCAAAACGCTGTCTCTGATATTGGACCAAACTTTGTCTG GTGGGTAGTGGCACAGAGTGTGTTCTACCATTTGTATAATCAAGTCTCATACATGTCCCTCGACCAGATTTCGCCCTTGACGTTTAGTGTTGGAAACACAATGAAGCGAATCTCAGTCATTGTGGCATCGATTATCATCTTCCACACCCCGATTAGACCTGTCAACGGTCTAGGTGCTGCCATTGCGATTCTTGGAACTTTCATCTATTCTCAG GCAAAGCAGTGA